The following DNA comes from Neovison vison isolate M4711 chromosome 13, ASM_NN_V1, whole genome shotgun sequence.
AGGTCTGGGGCAGGAAATGTACAAGATGAATCGGGAACAACTTAGCTTACCACATAGCAAGAAGCCAGGAAACACTATCAGGATAATGCCAAAGGGACTCAGGAGCCAAGTTCTCACAGCCAAAGTTGGGACAATTTGagcattaaaaagataattcaataaacattaagtatgtttaaatttttttttttaagattttattttatttgacagagatcacaagtaggcagagaggcaggcagagagagagagaggaggaagcaggctccctgctgagcagagagcccgatgcgggactcgatcccaggaccctgagatcatgacctgagccgaaggcagcggcctaacccactgagccacccaggcgccccaacattaaGTATGTTTAAATCCATGAGTTCATAATGGTGTAACTAATTGTTTACCTTTTGCAGGATGATAGGAAACCAAATCATCATATTGAAGATGGTAAACATAGGAAAAGAATCCATTATCATGCTGTTTTTCTATAAACTGTACCTGacaataatgaaacagaaaatgaagggatgtcttcttcttcttcttcttttttttttattcatttgagagagagagagagacatcacgcGCGTGCGCATGCAGGAACAGGAAGAAGAAGAGCAAGAAGCAGTGTccccgctgagcccagagccctaggacctggagatcatgacctgagcagaaaaggcagacacttaattaaccatctgagccatccaggcacccccaaagggATGTCTTTTTGTATAACCATTCCAACTATTATGACAGAGTTTGGATATGGCTGTTTGAAATCCCTAGCAAATTAATGAATCTAGGCATGGAGCATCTAGGTTTGGATGCTTCAATGGTTAAactgagggaaaagaaaggaatggagagGGAACCTATAGACTGAGACTTTAGAGGCATAGGAGAttcttaaaaatgggcaaaacttaACTATAATGGCCAAAGATCCACATTTGGGtgataaaactacaaaaacacaaTTAAAGGACATGCTTATCATACACCATAGTATCCATTTATGCCAGGAGGGACAGGCTGTGATGAAGATGAAGAACAcagtggggtggtgggggagctTTGGATGTCTGCaaagttctgtttctttctctgggtGATGGTCTAAAGGGTATTCATTTTCTGTTAGTTTATTAAACTATACTTCTGTTTTTTCATGGTTTTCTGTacctgtgttttaaaataaaaaggtatggGACTCTTGTCTGGCTCagaagagtatgcaactcttgatctgagggttgtgagttcaagccccacattgggtgtagaaattacttaaaataaaaaggttaattAAAATGTGTTAATTCTGTTTTATCGTGTATCAGTAGGGCATGCAGCCCAATTTTATTCTAATCACCAAAATCATGTTCAAGGCTCATACCTTCACATCACTGAGCACTTAGATACCAGGAGAGACCTGAAACCCCAGGTCCCCACTTCTTTCCCGGAGGGACTTATTTCCAAacctatttttttctcccctaaattTTATTGACATTGTTCATTTTCCTCTTAATCTGTAGAGTCAGGAATTTATGATATAGGCTTATAAGGCCTCCTGCAATCAATATAGAGTAGAACGGTGAGAGCTGCTAAAAGAGTCAATGGTTACTCCTGCCAGGCATAGTTCTGAGTGCCTGGTTTCACTGACCCTTTTAATCTTCCTAACAACACTAAGGTGCAGcacacccccattttacagatgacgaTAACTCAGAGGCACCTCAGGCCCGATCCTACTGTGTGGCCAACATCTGTGTTATGCTGCCTCTGATCCTATTCTCACTTATCACATGCTGTTCCTGAAGCAGAGGACTTGGCTATATAATTTTAAGTACAACAGACTCCATTGCTAACTGTGTTTTAGCACTTGGTCCACTCTGACCTTAGATTCTTTTCTGCCCACACGTTGTGTGTAGCTAGTTATAGGCTGTTCTCTATGAAACCGTTGGTGTTTCCTCCTCCAGTGTTTTCTTTTGAGGCAGTCCCAGTAATCCCATCTTACTTGTTAAAGTTTATCCTCATTTTCTGGGTACAGACTTAAACCTACCAATCTCGGTTTTTATATTCCCTCAGCCTGATTCAGATCAGAGGCAAAGCTTTCCCTCAGTCGACGGCCCTGATTTAGGGAGGATCGTTGCTCTCTGGTTTCCCCTCTAAAGCTGATTTCTGAGGATTTAGGTCAAGGCCTTGCCACTTAAATGATGGTCCCTGgtccagcagcatcagcatcaatTAGGAGCttgaaagagaaacagaacctTCTGGCCACTCCAGACTTGCTGAATGAGCATTTTATCCAGATCACCAGGTAATTCATATGCACTATGAAGTTCAAGAAGCATGGAACAGGGGACATCTAAAGGCCTTATAGCTGTACAGTTCTATGCTGCTATGACAGATGTGTCCACAGTTACCATTTACCCTTGGCTCGACTGTTTGCTCTGTGGGCTTGGGCAATTACTTGGCctctttgtgcttttgtttcaTCTGTAATATGGCATTTGCTTCAAAGCATTGTTTTGTAACATGCCCAGAACAATACTTAGCACACAGGAAGCACTCTAAGAGTTAGCTGTCTTAATACTGAATAAGCTTTCATGAATGCTTTTAGAGTCCCAATTTTAGGTCAAGCAGGAGGAAGAACAGATCTGGCAATGGGCAATGGAATCACTTCCCTGGGGCACGGGGTTTTAGAGGCTTCTGCGTCTCCCAAGTGGGAGATCAGGAATTTTAGGCCTGGAAGTTCTACTGAGTGGCCCGCAGAGGCCCCCATCTTTTTAAGACCTTGGGACACAGAGTTGATGTGCCTTCTCCCAGCAATACCTACTGCGGTGGGCTCAGTGGCAGGGCTGCCTGGGAGTGAGATCCTGGCTCTCACCAGGCCGTGCCAGGCCAGACTGCACTGGGGCGCTGGCTGCCTGGAGGGCTGCGGGAAGAAGACCGTGAAATTGGTGTTAAAAGCCCATGAAGACAGGCAGGAATGAAAACAGCATGAACCTTGTGGAAAATGAACGAGCATTTCTTATTAATGGACAGAGTGTCGGAGAAGGTCTATGGCCTGGTCTCATGACACTCACATGTTGGTTGTATCAAATTGCTCCTATTTTCTCCAAGCCTGTTTTGCTCTCCTATCCCTAGATGGGGGATATGGCGGGGTGGGATGGAGGGGGCTGTGCTCTCTTGCTAGCTTGGAGCCTCAGGTCACATTCTGCGCACACGTCCCTCCAGAGCCTCCAGTTCAGCCAACACCTCCTTGGGCAGATCCTGATTGACCTGCTCTGTCAGGTAGCTCCGAATGTCACGAACCTCTTGTTCCCAGAAGTCCTTGGGGAGCGAGAATAGCTGGGTGGTGTCTACGGCTCCTAGGCCCTTGAGATCCAAGGCGCCTTCCTTTGGCACCAGCCCGATGGGCGTCTCTCGGGCACTGTCCTCTCCCTCTAGCCGCCGGCAGATCCAGTCCAGCACCCGAGCATTCTCTCCAAAGCCTGGCCACAGGAAGCGGCCCGCCTCATCCCGCCGGAACCAGTTGACGTGGAAGATGCGGGGCAGCCGGGCCCCCTTGCGCTCCTCCATGCTCAGCCAGTGTTCTAGGTAGCGCCCGAAGTTGTAGCCAAAAAAGGGCCGCATGGCAAAGGGGTCGTGCATGATGACCTTCCCTGGGGAGGGAAGCAAGGAGGGTCaagactcttccttttttttttttctttaagattttatttatttatttgacagacagaaatcacaagtaggcagagagaggaagggaagcaggctccccgctgagcagagagccccatagggggcttgatcccaggaccctggaaacatgacctgagctgaaggcagaggctttaacccactgagccacccaggcaccccaggactctTCCTCCTTACTGAAGAAGACAAAAGACACCCTGCCACCGGCTGGAGGGAGTGGTTAAACTTTGGTGGTTCTGGAATCTTCCTCAGAATAGGGTGAAGAGAAGAGATTGGACAAGAGACAcatggggagggcaggcaggaggaaggcctgcctcaggaagggagaggagcagtGATGTGGGTACCcaggagaggggcacagggagggcaCCCACCTTTGTGTTCAGCTGCGGCAGTGGACTCCGAGCGCATGGCACTGCCCACAAACACGCCATGGCGCCAGCTGAAGGCCTCATATACCAGGGGTACTCCTAGAACACAAGTGACCAGGGTCACAGGCAACTTTTCTCTTTGGACCCTCACTCCATCCCCTCTGGTGATCTTGACTCCTGGTCTCACTCTCCTAGGACTTCTGCTTTCCCATTTTCAAATCCCATGCTTCCCCCTAATTTTGAATTCTCCAGGAAGAGCTCTAGAGACAGAGAGCCACAGCTGGCAATCCAGgttgaggccttttttttttaaagattttatttctttatttgatagacagatcacaagttggcagagaggcaggcagagagaggaggaagcaggcttcctgataagccgagagccctgatgtggggctccatccaaggaccctggtatcatgacctgagctgaaggcagaggctttaacccactgggccacccaggtgcccccaggctgaGGCTCTAAGTACAAGAGGGAAGTGGGCCCTGAGAGAGCCAGGCCCTTTACTGAGAAGGCATGCTTACCTTTGGGTCTGCGGCCTCCAAAGATGATGGCATCAATGGGGACACCCTCAGGGGCCTCCCAGGCTGGGTCCATGATGGGGCACTGGCGAGCCGGGGCACAAAAGCGAGAGTTGGGATGGGCACAGGGCTCCTTGTCCCCTGGCAGGGAAAAGACAACTACTGTCACTTCCAAGGATTTATCCACTCCCTCTGCACGCTTTTGCATGCACTCTTGCAAAATTTGTTTGCGTCATCAATGCCCTGCAACCTTGGGTGgtgaggagcagggagaagggagccaGGACATCTCCCCCAAAAGATCAGGTTATTTATCGATAACAGTGCTGAAGCCAAGCTATGTGAGAAAGAATGGGCAAAGAATTGGGGTTTACCAAGATCCCACTGTCTATGCCAAGCTATAGCTACTTGGCACTGACCAGCGCTCAAGAGAATGGGCTTAGATGTTGGCAAAAGGTTAGAACAGAAAATTTATCCCAgaaatgatttctttatttttggaattattattttaagaaacactCAAACacacctaaaggaaaaaaatgagactatCCAATTGGTATTTCAGACAACTGACTTTCCATCAGCAAATAAGGGAAGATGGGATCTCCTGAGGAATTCAAAATGTAAACAGGAACTGATCTGGAAGCTAGCAGAATGCTGGTGATTTCCCTGGGTCAGTGCAGACCCAGATGGAGTGACAGGGCTGGAAGTCAGACATAACCTGGACAGGCCTAACCTGAGGGGCGCAGGTCATCTGGCCTGTCAGTTACCCTGGAGAAGGGATGGGAACAAGTCAGTGGTACGTGTATAAGGCACCACTATGGTACCCCGAAGGGACATAGTGTCCTCTCTGCTGAAGGGTGCTGGTCAGACCTGGAGGGAGAGGTGATCAAGGGAGTTTTCAAGccatttccccccaccctccgccactgtgtccccttccccacccccagctccggTGTGTAAGAGCCTCTTGCACTTCCATGACCTCCAATTCAGGTCCCTGGGGCAGGGTATTATTCCGGGAATTGCAGCTGGGCACAACACACCCTAGTTACACACCTGAAGCTAGAGATGATGAAAGGGTTGGGGAATGAGCCTGCGGGGAAGTAGGAACATTTCTTGGGTTTCTTAGTTGGGTGGGGAGGCCGAGGTGGACTTAATGATGGCGGAGGAGAAAGTGAGGGGTGATTAGATAAGGAGGGAGGCACGCTCAGCCAGTCCAGGAAAACGTGAATGTTGGCTTAGCGACCACAAGCATGCTCTCCCCAGGATGCCCCTCTTTGCTACCATACCTAGGTCTCAGGGCTCTCCGACTGAAGAAGGTCCagagtgcaggggtgggggaggaacagGGCTGCCAGGCGCCAGGGGCAATGACAGGCTTGAGAAATAGCTTTTAGAAGACGCTAAAGAGCGGGTCTGATTTTGCCTGGAGGGCTGATGGGGGGTGTGTGTTAGGAGGACCGGGAAGGGTGAGGCTAACAACACTGacctttaatattattttttaacaagatttatttattattttagaggggagcagagggggagggagagagaatatctcaagcagactctccgagcagggagccgacAGGGGTgccatctcacaaccccaagatcatgacctgagctgaaatcaagagtcacttaactggctgagccacctgaAAATCaaggccacttaactgactgagccacccagaagccccaacaCTGACCCTTAGACAATGGTTATTATACAGGAGATGGTGGAAGCcaagtggcagggggaggggcaggctccctcCTTCTTAACGGGTCAAACTTTATGTACTGTGCTTTGAGCCCAATTCCTTGTGAAAAACTTTCAAAACAGTCCtcaccttttctttaaaaaacaaaaaacaaaaaacaaaaaacccagcttATTTTTAAGGAGAATTTGCTATGTATTTGGCACTGCGCTAAAGCCTTTGCATGTACTAATCAGCCCTCCAGCAGCCTTATGAGATAGCTACTTTGGGAACCACCTCTACGTAACTGATGTGGAGGGCAAGCAACTGAGTCAGACCCAAAGCCCGCACTTGGCGGACTTGGGACTTGACCTCAGATCTTGCTTGGGCTGGAAACTGGGACTATTCATAACTTCCTGTGCCTCTCAGAGGTCCTGGAGGATGGCTGCAGGTTGTGGAGAAGGCTTTTATATCCTCAAGGTGATGAGCCCGGGGGGCTGTGTcacagctcccccaccccacatacCGGGTTTCCAGGGTCTGCCCAGCCAGGAGGTCACGGTGACACCAGGTGGAAGAGGCTGGTCAATGCCCTCCCAGTACACTCCACCATCGCTGGTCTCAGCCACATTGGTGAAAAGAGTGTTACTCTGGATTGTGGCCATGGCATTGGGATTGGTGGTGGCGGAGGTGCCAGGGGCCACCCCAAAGAAGCCATTCTCAGGGTTGATGGCCCGGAGTCGACCTGTTAGGAGAAGTGACAGAAAAGAGCCAACCCGGAAGAGGTGAGAGGTGCGGCCATGGAAGATTCtattctgctcctcctccccgtATCTAATggggaaggattttttttgtcTCTAGGGTGTCTAGACTGCTAGGAGGTATAGGGCAGGTCCCCCAGGAGCAGTGGAGGGGAGACTCCTATATTCTAGTAAAAGCCAGAACCGAGAGTATGATGCCAAGGGCCTCTCACCATCACTGTCAAATCTCATCCAGGCGATGTCATCCCCCACACACTCCACCTTCCAGCCCGGCAGTGCTGGCCGCATCATGGCCAGGTTAGTCTTGCCGCAGGCACTGGGGAAGGCGGCCGCCACGTAGCGCTTCTTCCCCGTGGGGCTGGTGATACCCAGGATCTGTGTGttgaggagagagggaacaaggaaGAAGTCACCAAAGGTCAGTTATGGTCTGCACAGAAAGGACAGTTACGGATTAACAGGGAAGACAAATGTTTATTCACGAAACAGGTGCCAACGCCTCGCCACAGGGCTAGGGTGGTGGCAAGTCAGAGCTTCAGTCACTGGGGCAGAGTACCTGCCCACCAGCTTGGCAACTGGCAGTGGGGAGGTGAGGCCAGGCCCCACCCTCGCCCTGCTCACCAAGGCTGCTGGGATCCTCACCAGGCCCTCACCAGCATATGCTCCGCCAGCCAGCCCTCATCCCGGGCCAGCCGAGAGGCGATGCGGAGGGCAAAGCACTTCTTGCCCAGCAAGGAGTTGCCGCCATAGCCGCTGCCGAAGGAGACGATCTCCCGCTGGTCAGGCACATGGCCAATCAGGGTCTTCTCTGGGTTGCATGGCCACTGGCTCACCGGCTCCCCTGGGGACAATGGGGTCATGGGCTGACTGTTGGCAGGGGCATCAGGAACTGGGGTGTTAGGGGCTGGAAGGATCAGGGCTGGCAGGAGAGACACTTAGGAGTAGTGGTGGTGCCAATGAGTGGCTAAGGCTCCCCACCTCCTAACAGCCATTGGCTCCCATGTCCCTGTTCTGGGACAAATGACTTTTCTCAATCTTGTGCAAACTGCTCTGCCAACATAGCATTGCCCCCAGCCCAGACTGCTGCCCTGGGTTTTGGGACTTAGGTGTTTCACTAATGAGGATGGGTAGAATTTGGGGTTCCCTCTGAGGGCAAGCAGGTCTGTATTCTCCCCTAGGCACGGCAGGCGCTTACCTTGTCCAGTCAGGGGCTGGCCCACAGAGTGCAGACACTTGACAAAGTCGCCATCTCCCAGGGCCCGAAGCACAGGTGTCCCCAGCCGGGTCATAATACGCATGCTTGCTACCACGTAGGCTGAGTCAGTAAGCTGCACTCCGATGCGGGACAGTGGGGAGCCCACAGGACCCATGCTGAACGGAAGCACATACATGGTCCGGCCTGTGGAGGAAAAGGCCACCTGGATGAGGGGTTCTAACCTGCTCATACTTTCGGCGTCCCTGGTTCTGTGTCCCTGCCCCGGTTACCCTGCATGCAGCCCGGAAACCTCTCATCCACAGCTTGCTGGAACTCAGCTGGGGACATCCAGTTGCCTAGTTGCCCACGGGCCCCACCAGCGGGGATGGGCACTGTGTCCCGTTGAGAAGGAGTTACAATCACCGTCTTGCTCTCTACTCGCGCCACATCCTTGGGGTCCGTGCGGGCCAGCCAGCTGGGGGAGAAGGGGTTATCAGGAAGATGTGGCCAGCCGATCTCCCTCATCCCCAGACCCAAACTTTCCGGTCCAACTTTGACTCTAGGTCTTCTGTGGGCCTGATTTCTTCCCATCGGTCTGCACCTCAGTGGCCTCCTCCAGATTTTGTCCCATCTAAGGGGCTAGTTCCCTTGGCCTAGCCTTCTAAAGGCTCTTGGCAAAAACTCTCTAAacttgggaaaggaaagaaaaaaggcaaaggtTTTTACATATATAAGCTTCTCTCCTTAACATAAAAATACAGACCAGTCCCATTaattcctgattctgttttccccAAAGGTCCCATTCTTGCTCCTTCCATTGAGATGGTctctttaaatttgatttttgtctTGCTAAATCCACAGAGACCCAGTCCAAGCAGCTACCCCCGTCTCATGGTTATGGGGATCAGGGCATACCAGTTGTTGTACTTGGGGAGCTTTCGGATGAGTCCCTGCTTTTCTAGAAGCGCCAGTGTGGCAGTGTTCTCAGCCTCAGTGCCATCACAGATGTGGATGCCGTCTGGTTGGCAGAGGCGGGCACTGCGCTCCACAAAGTCTCGTACCCCAGCAGGCAGCTGGCCCAGATCTCCACTGAGTACTCGCAAGGTCTGCATGCTGCGCCATGAGGACCAGCCCCAGGGGCTCAGCCCAGGCCAGCTAAGCCTGTAAGACAAGGAACAGAGAGGGAATGAGCGGGGTGTTCTCCTGGCAGATGGGCAAGTCAAGGGGACGGGAAGCTTGGGGGCTGCCAGGGAGTGCGCTAGAGTGGGTCTGGGCGCAGGCCAGAAGGGCAGGTTGGAATAGGTGTGTGGGATGGGTTTGGTCCACCTATCTCGTGGCTTTCACGAGTCTTGGTGAGGGACAGGTGTTGCCAAGTGAGCATACAGGCACATGCTGGCCTATGTGGGGTATATGCGGAGGCATGTTGATGTTACTGCATACCCATGTATAACTGTGTCTGATTTATGCTGGAAATATGAGGTGCCCTGTGGCCCAGGGTCGATAAGCTGTGCCCTGCTGACAGCTTCATGTGTCTGGTATTTGAAGCTCTCATCCTGTTCTTCTCCTTCTCAAGCATAGTTttcataggttaaaaaaaaagcagctgtttttcctttttttcgtCCGATGTGTATGCTGTAAGACTGTGAAAGCCTCAGCAAAGAACCCAGTCTTTGAGATGGATCGGTCCCAGGTTTCTAGATTAGGGCTCTTACACAGAGAGTGGGTAACTGGATACTGGGATTCCAGGCATCAGAGCCAGGGCTGCCCACCTGGGCCAACAAGAGTTTCGTAAGATGTTGCCATTAGGTAGGTATCTTTGAACTGGGTCGAAGGCTGATTGTTGCAGAATGTCACTGGCTGGGGTTCATGTCCATTGCCGGGAGGGCAGGGTCCCTGTTGTCTGTCCCTTCATACtcctgggagagggaaagcagggtcGCTCTGATTGGCCTAGACCCAGGGTGGAGTAACCCAGAGAGAGCAAACGCCAAGAGGGGGAAGTTGCCCTCCTCCTGCGCCAGGGCCTTGCCCACCAGAAACTGCTCCACACTTCAGACTGCATGCCACTGTCCCTCCCCCTAGAGGTCACATGCCAAGAGAGCTTTGGGTGTTAGCAGTAGCTGGGGAACATCAGACTGCGAAAAGCTTGAACTCAGAGGCTGTAAGCCTGGGGAAAGGAGAACCCTCAGGCCACGGAGGTGGGAGCTGGAGCCTGGCttccaaaagagaaagagggatggACACCCAGTGTGGccacaggggcagaggaagaggactcCTGAACATTAATTTGAAAGGCACCCAGTCTTGGGGAGAACTTCTCCCCCCAGGGGGCCTGGTTCAGGAAGTCCCTGGTGATGCTCCCCCACTCCCGTCCAGTCCCCTAAGTGGgaccttctccttttcctctgctccaGAGACCATCTCCAGGGCTGGCAAAGCAGAACCAGCTGTGGGAGAGATATGGGGTCAGCTCAGACTTTGTGACAAATCCTGAGAAGGGAGGCTACAGAGGAAAGACAGGAAACTGTGGAAAAGAAGGGCCTAGGGACTCCGGTCCTGGACAGGGGCTGAAGCCAGCCACATCAGAATTGAAGGCAACTTGTTCCCCTCTTCCACCCTGATTTCCTCCTTCCCCTAGCCCCAGGTCCCGGGCTCCACCGGGCTTCCCTCCAGGTTCCAGTTTCCCGGAGGGCGGAAAATAAAGGTTTACCTTCTACCTTCTTTGGGGAGCTCTGAGCTCAATCCCCCAGGAGTTCATGCACCCTTGACCCCGGGGCCCTACCGCTTCTGAACGCAACTGAGGCACAAGGGTTACATctgcagaggaaaggaagagatgagGAGACAGGGCTCTGCGGGGGCGagcgaggagggggaggaagtTCTGAGAGTGGCAGGTCGGGACCGCGCGGTCTGAGACCAGcaaagcagggagggggaggaggtgacGGAAGCGGAGAGACCCAGAACGGCACAGGCCGCCCCAGATCTCCCGCGAGACGCCCGGCCCGAGAGGCCAGGGATCGAGAAACATTCGCTCCCGGCCCGCCGCCTCCTCCGCTAGGAAAGGGGGCGAAGGCGGGCCGGCAGGAGAGCGCCCCTGGCAGCCCCGGGGGGCGAGCGCGGCGGAAGGTGCGGGTCGGCCCCGGGCTGGGGCTCACTCACCGCAGGCCGGGGCGATATACAGCGGCCATGGCACCTGGGCGGGGGCTGCAGGGTGGCCAAGAGAACCGAGCAGAGCCGGGGAGACACGGAAGGCGGGGAAGGAGGGAACGCAGCGAGTGGAAGCGAAGGCTGGCGGGAGGCGCTTAAAAAGGAGgcgg
Coding sequences within:
- the PCK2 gene encoding phosphoenolpyruvate carboxykinase [GTP], mitochondrial isoform X1, with product MAAVYRPGLRLSWPGLSPWGWSSWRSMQTLRVLSGDLGQLPAGVRDFVERSARLCQPDGIHICDGTEAENTATLALLEKQGLIRKLPKYNNCWLARTDPKDVARVESKTVIVTPSQRDTVPIPAGGARGQLGNWMSPAEFQQAVDERFPGCMQGRTMYVLPFSMGPVGSPLSRIGVQLTDSAYVVASMRIMTRLGTPVLRALGDGDFVKCLHSVGQPLTGQGEPVSQWPCNPEKTLIGHVPDQREIVSFGSGYGGNSLLGKKCFALRIASRLARDEGWLAEHMLILGITSPTGKKRYVAAAFPSACGKTNLAMMRPALPGWKVECVGDDIAWMRFDSDGRLRAINPENGFFGVAPGTSATTNPNAMATIQSNTLFTNVAETSDGGVYWEGIDQPLPPGVTVTSWLGRPWKPGDKEPCAHPNSRFCAPARQCPIMDPAWEAPEGVPIDAIIFGGRRPKGVPLVYEAFSWRHGVFVGSAMRSESTAAAEHKGKVIMHDPFAMRPFFGYNFGRYLEHWLSMEERKGARLPRIFHVNWFRRDEAGRFLWPGFGENARVLDWICRRLEGEDSARETPIGLVPKEGALDLKGLGAVDTTQLFSLPKDFWEQEVRDIRSYLTEQVNQDLPKEVLAELEALEGRVRRM
- the PCK2 gene encoding phosphoenolpyruvate carboxykinase [GTP], mitochondrial isoform X2; amino-acid sequence: MQTLRVLSGDLGQLPAGVRDFVERSARLCQPDGIHICDGTEAENTATLALLEKQGLIRKLPKYNNCWLARTDPKDVARVESKTVIVTPSQRDTVPIPAGGARGQLGNWMSPAEFQQAVDERFPGCMQGRTMYVLPFSMGPVGSPLSRIGVQLTDSAYVVASMRIMTRLGTPVLRALGDGDFVKCLHSVGQPLTGQGEPVSQWPCNPEKTLIGHVPDQREIVSFGSGYGGNSLLGKKCFALRIASRLARDEGWLAEHMLILGITSPTGKKRYVAAAFPSACGKTNLAMMRPALPGWKVECVGDDIAWMRFDSDGRLRAINPENGFFGVAPGTSATTNPNAMATIQSNTLFTNVAETSDGGVYWEGIDQPLPPGVTVTSWLGRPWKPGDKEPCAHPNSRFCAPARQCPIMDPAWEAPEGVPIDAIIFGGRRPKGVPLVYEAFSWRHGVFVGSAMRSESTAAAEHKGKVIMHDPFAMRPFFGYNFGRYLEHWLSMEERKGARLPRIFHVNWFRRDEAGRFLWPGFGENARVLDWICRRLEGEDSARETPIGLVPKEGALDLKGLGAVDTTQLFSLPKDFWEQEVRDIRSYLTEQVNQDLPKEVLAELEALEGRVRRM